Proteins encoded by one window of Acidipropionibacterium virtanenii:
- a CDS encoding GNAT family N-acetyltransferase, which translates to MADELSGIRILRRRLEEMDAVMLYRLLWMRSRVFNGEQHATDDDLDGRDLEPSSSLMWAQRDGLPIASLRLLDEDGTTVIGRLVTEPEYRGRGIAGALLRDVLDVTEGPLVLHAQAHLADWYARFGFIVDGPEFMEAGIPHVPMRMTR; encoded by the coding sequence ATGGCCGATGAACTCTCCGGGATCCGGATCCTCCGTCGTCGCCTCGAGGAGATGGATGCGGTGATGCTGTACCGGCTGCTGTGGATGCGCAGCCGAGTCTTCAACGGCGAGCAGCACGCCACCGACGACGATCTTGACGGGCGCGACCTCGAACCGTCGTCGAGCCTCATGTGGGCCCAGCGGGACGGTCTCCCGATCGCCTCCCTGCGGCTCCTGGATGAGGACGGCACCACCGTCATCGGCCGGCTGGTCACCGAGCCGGAGTATCGGGGCCGGGGAATCGCCGGCGCTCTGCTGAGGGATGTCCTGGACGTCACCGAAGGGCCGCTGGTGCTCCACGCCCAGGCGCATCTCGCAGACTGGTACGCCCGTTTCGGATTCATCGTCGACGGGCCCGAGTTCATGGAGGCCGGCATTCCGCATGTGCCCATGCGGATGACGCGGTGA
- a CDS encoding metal-sulfur cluster assembly factor, which translates to MSEETTEGTRPSDLVRDTLPDEESTPQPDQGSAPTVSLPTVDDVVEAMKDVIDPELMVNVVDLGLVYGIQIDDDANVTIDMTLTSPTCPLTDRLEYDTQTVLEGIVNSVAINWVWLPPWGLERITPDGRQQLQAIGFNV; encoded by the coding sequence ATGAGCGAGGAGACGACCGAGGGGACCAGGCCGTCGGACCTGGTGCGCGACACCCTTCCCGATGAGGAGTCAACGCCCCAGCCCGATCAGGGTTCGGCGCCGACCGTGTCCCTGCCGACGGTCGATGACGTCGTCGAGGCGATGAAGGACGTCATCGATCCCGAGCTGATGGTCAATGTGGTGGATCTGGGCTTGGTCTACGGCATCCAGATCGACGACGACGCCAATGTCACCATCGACATGACGCTGACCAGCCCGACCTGCCCGCTGACCGACCGTCTGGAGTACGACACCCAGACGGTGTTGGAGGGGATCGTCAACAGTGTGGCGATCAACTGGGTGTGGCTGCCGCCGTGGGGCCTGGAGAGGATCACCCCCGACGGACGCCAGCAGCTGCAGGCGATCGGCTTCAACGTCTGA
- the ypfJ gene encoding KPN_02809 family neutral zinc metallopeptidase, with protein MDFKDDAKIDSDAIDSSAGGPGRGGGGKIALGGGAGIVVLILALLFGINPGDILGTDDGSQAAPTSTSSSTCRTGADADRDPNCRWAAYATSINQYWGEQLSGYTKARTKPFSNSISTACGSATAEGGPFYCSGDKLVYLDTSFLSQLLNQLGTETSTAAEAYVIAHEYGHHAQDLLGTMAKAHAAGNQTGPHSPSVRLELQADCYAGAYLKWAADNPDDLIENVTSADITKIVNAAKAVGDDHIQKQSSGQVNQDAWTHGSSKMRVYWTQKGFNAASLKSCDTFATNNLGD; from the coding sequence ATGGACTTCAAGGACGACGCGAAGATCGACTCCGACGCGATCGACAGCAGCGCCGGCGGGCCGGGGCGCGGTGGCGGCGGGAAGATCGCCCTGGGTGGCGGGGCCGGCATCGTCGTGCTCATCCTCGCCCTGCTCTTCGGCATCAACCCCGGCGACATCCTCGGCACCGACGACGGATCCCAGGCCGCGCCGACCTCGACCTCCTCGTCGACCTGCCGCACCGGCGCCGACGCCGATCGCGACCCGAATTGCCGCTGGGCCGCCTACGCCACCAGCATCAACCAGTACTGGGGCGAGCAACTGTCGGGGTACACCAAGGCCCGCACCAAACCCTTCAGCAACTCCATCTCCACGGCCTGCGGATCGGCCACCGCCGAGGGGGGTCCCTTCTACTGCTCCGGTGACAAGCTCGTCTACCTCGACACGAGCTTCCTCTCCCAGCTCCTGAACCAGTTGGGCACCGAGACGTCGACGGCCGCCGAGGCCTACGTCATCGCCCACGAGTACGGCCACCACGCCCAGGATCTGCTCGGCACCATGGCCAAGGCCCATGCGGCCGGCAACCAGACCGGCCCCCACTCCCCCTCGGTCCGCCTGGAGCTGCAGGCCGACTGCTACGCCGGCGCCTACCTCAAGTGGGCCGCCGACAACCCCGACGACCTCATCGAGAACGTCACCTCGGCCGACATCACGAAGATCGTCAACGCCGCCAAGGCGGTCGGCGACGACCACATCCAGAAGCAGTCCTCGGGTCAGGTGAACCAGGACGCCTGGACCCACGGGTCCTCGAAGATGCGCGTCTACTGGACCCAGAAGGGGTTCAACGCCGCGAGCCTCAAGTCCTGCGACACCTTTGCCACCAACAACCTGGGCGACTGA
- a CDS encoding type II toxin-antitoxin system death-on-curing family toxin, which translates to MIEYLTIEDVLDLVEDLGVGPIRDIGLLESAAHRPLASAFGQEAYPDLDTKAAVLLESLVGNHALVDGNKRIGWLSTVVFYVLNGVRLDVPDDDAYRLVIAVAGGQLGYPAVAEQFAAWRAAATD; encoded by the coding sequence GTGATCGAGTACCTCACCATTGAGGACGTTCTCGACCTCGTCGAGGATCTCGGCGTGGGTCCGATCCGTGACATCGGGCTGTTGGAGTCTGCTGCCCACCGGCCACTTGCCAGCGCCTTCGGTCAGGAGGCCTATCCGGATCTGGACACCAAGGCCGCGGTTCTGCTGGAGTCGCTGGTGGGCAACCATGCTCTGGTCGACGGCAACAAGCGGATCGGCTGGCTCTCGACCGTGGTCTTCTACGTGCTCAACGGGGTCCGTCTGGATGTGCCCGACGACGACGCCTACCGCCTCGTCATAGCGGTGGCGGGTGGGCAACTCGGGTATCCTGCCGTGGCCGAGCAGTTCGCCGCGTGGCGGGCAGCGGCCACGGACTGA
- a CDS encoding ribbon-helix-helix protein, CopG family produces the protein MAMTLRLEAEDEKTLAELAEMDGVSKQEATRRAIREAASRRHHQAGVAEASAWARDRYAEVLERLGK, from the coding sequence ATGGCGATGACACTACGGCTTGAGGCCGAGGATGAGAAGACATTGGCCGAGCTGGCCGAGATGGATGGCGTCAGCAAACAGGAGGCCACCCGGCGGGCGATCCGCGAGGCGGCCTCTCGCCGGCACCATCAGGCGGGGGTGGCCGAGGCGTCGGCCTGGGCGCGTGACCGGTATGCCGAGGTGCTCGAACGGCTCGGCAAGTGA
- the sufU gene encoding Fe-S cluster assembly sulfur transfer protein SufU → MNVEDMYQEIILDHYREKHHAGLREDFTAQVTQVNPSCGDELLLRLHLDGERIRDISYDAVGCSISQASTSVMTDLVIGKTVEEAQQLYRGFQEMMRSHGDQSLDEDLYEDAVAFEGVAKLMARVKCAMLGWSALEESLMEAEQNSDTASAGAPTKGETA, encoded by the coding sequence ATGAACGTCGAGGACATGTACCAGGAGATCATCCTCGATCACTACCGGGAGAAGCACCATGCGGGGCTTCGCGAGGATTTCACGGCCCAGGTGACCCAGGTGAACCCGTCCTGCGGGGACGAGCTGCTGCTGCGGCTGCACCTGGACGGGGAGCGGATCCGCGACATCTCCTACGACGCCGTGGGCTGCTCGATCTCGCAGGCCTCCACCTCGGTGATGACCGACCTGGTGATCGGCAAGACCGTCGAGGAGGCGCAGCAGCTCTACCGGGGCTTCCAGGAGATGATGCGCTCCCACGGGGACCAGTCCCTGGACGAGGACCTGTACGAGGACGCGGTGGCCTTCGAGGGGGTGGCCAAGCTGATGGCGCGGGTCAAGTGCGCCATGCTCGGCTGGTCGGCCCTGGAGGAGAGCCTCATGGAGGCTGAACAGAACAGCGACACGGCTTCGGCCGGTGCGCCGACGAAGGGAGAGACAGCATGA